A genome region from Cardiocondyla obscurior isolate alpha-2009 linkage group LG14, Cobs3.1, whole genome shotgun sequence includes the following:
- the LOC139107894 gene encoding proton-coupled amino acid transporter-like protein pathetic isoform X2 produces MSHNTKGLGVPVHGRIQRTPMRPMIAEYEPKKQGVKTELSDVVLVKYKCEKNDVPITVTNGSTLPLVERPTDEEAALYDPFEHRKLAHPTSDLDTLIHLLKGSLGTGILAMPMAFRNAGLAFGLFATFFIGAVCTYCVHILVKSAHLLCRRLQTPSLGFADVAEAAFLVGPEPVQKYARLAKATINSFLVIDLVGCCCVYIVFIATNVKEVVDYYTETDKSLRLYMAALLPLLIVFSLVRNLKYLAPFSMVANVLIATGMGITFYYIFNDLPTISDVPNFSTWSQLPLFFGTAIFALEGIGVVMPLENNMKTPSHFIGCPGVLNTGMFCVVLLYSTVGFFGYWKYGENTKASITLNPPQDEVPAQSAKLMIAVAIFLTYGLQFYVPMEIIWKNAKQYFGSRRLLGEYLIRISLVIFTVCVAIAIPNLGPFISLVGAVCLSTLGLMFPSVIELVTVWEQENGLGKWNWRLWKNIAIISFGVLGFLTGTYVSIQEILEGK; encoded by the exons ATACAAGTGCGAGAAAAATGACGTGCCCATTACGGTCACGAATGGATCGACCTTGCCGCTCGTGGAGCGACCGACCGACGAGGAGGCCGCCCTTTACGATCCGTTTGAACATCGCAAGCTCGCCCATCCCACCTCGGATCTCGACACGCTCATACATCTGCTCAAGGGGAGCCTGGGCACGGGCATACTCGCAATGCCGATGGCCTTCCGCAATGCCGGCCTCGCCTTCGGTCTCTTCGCCACCTTCTTCATCGGCGCGGTCTGCACCTACTGCGTCCATATCTTGGTCAAATCCGCCCATCTCCTGTGCAGGCGGCTGCAGACGCCTAGTCTGGGCTTCGCTGACGTGGCCGAAGCGGCCTTCCTGGTGGGGCCCGAGCCCGTTCAAAAATATGCCAGACTTGCCAA GGCGACGATTAACTCGTTCTTGGTGATCGATCTGGTTGGCTGCTGCTGCGTGTACATTGTCTTTATCGCGACCAATGTTAAGGAAGTCGTCGACTATTACACGGAGACGGACAAGAGTTTGCGGTTGTACATGGCCGCGCTGCTACCGTTGCTCATCGTATTTTCTCTCGTGAGAAATCTCAAGTATCTCGCGCCGTTCTCGATGGTGGCAAACGTTTTGATCGCCACCGGCATGGGCATCaccttttattacattttcaacgACCTACCCACTATCAGCGACGTACCGAACTTCTCAACTTGGTCGCAGCTGCCGCTTTTCTTCGGCACAGCAATCTTTGCTCTCGAGGGAATTGGCGTT GTGATGCCGTTGGAGAACAACATGAAAACCCCGTCGCATTTCATCGGTTGCCCGGGTGTACTCAACACCGGCATGTTTTGCGTCGTGTTGCTGTACAGCACCGTGGGCTTCTTCGGTTACTGGAAGTACGGCGAGAACACGAAGGCTTCCATCACGCTGAATCCTCCGCAAGACGAAGTGCCGGCCCAGTCCGCAAAGCTGATGATCGCTGTCGCGATCTTCCTCACTTACGGGCTACAGTTTTACGTGCCGATGGAGATCATTTGGAAGAACGCGAAGCAGTACTTCGGCTCGCGCCGATTGCTCGGCGAGTACCTTATTCGCATCTCGTTGGTGATCTTCACCGTCTGTGTGGCGATTGCGATCCCCAATTTGGGCCCATTCATCTCGCTCGTCGGTGCTGTGTGCCTGTCCACGTTGGGCCTAATGTTCCCCTCGGTGATCGAGCTGGTGACCGTCTGGGAGCAGGAGAACGGCCTCGGCAAGTGGAACTGGCGGTTGTGGAAGAACATCGCTATTATCTCCTTTGGGGTGTTGGGCTTCCTCACCGGCACGTACGTCAGCATCCAAGAGATCTTAGAGGGCAAATGA